CTTCCGCCTGTCCGCCGCTAACGCGGTCCTTGGGCATCGCGGTGCTGCACTGGGCCTGATTACAGGCTGGGGCGGTACACAGAGGCTTAGGGACTTAGTGGGACGCGGCCGGGCGCTGCAAATGTTCGCTGCAGCCGAAAAGCTCGGAGCTGCAGAGGCGCTGGAGGTTGGCTTAATAAGTGAGATTGCGGCCAATCCTCTGGCGCGCTGCGTAGAGCTAATCGCCAAGACACGGCCGCACGGTCCGTGAATTCGCTGTGGAAACTGCGAAGGCCTCCTGACGAAATCAAATCGTGGTGATAAAAAGACAAGTGCGCAAATTGCGCTTGTTTTTCACAGCTCATGAGAACTCTGGGAATTTCTATAAACAGGCTCCTCCTCATACTTGCACTGCTCGGTACAACGTTTGCCGCAGAACCTTCGACGTCTGATATTGCCAGATGGGAGAGAGAATCAGCGAAGGTGACTATCATTCGCGACGATTGGGGCATTGCCCACGTGTATGGAAAAACCGATGCCGATGCGGTCTTCGGGGCCGAGTACGCGCAGGCGGAGGATGATTTCAATCGCGTCGAAACCAATTACATCAATGCGATGGGACGGCTAGCCGAGGCTGAGGGCGAGTCGAAGGTTTATCAGGATCTGCGGATGAAAATGTTCATCGATCCTGAAACCCTGCAGCACGATTACGCAACCAGCCCCGAATGGCTGAAGGAGTTGATGAATGCATTTGCGGACGGGCTTAACTTCTACCTCTATAAACATCCTGAAGTGAAACCGAGAGTCATCCAGCGGTTCGAGCCATGGATGGCGATGAGCTTCACCGAAGGCAGCATTGGCGGGGACATCGAGCGCGTAAATCTGAAAGAGCTGCAGGCGTTCTATGGCGGAGTTCCTCCGAATAGCTCGACCGCATCAATGGAACGCGATGTGGAAGCAAGTGGATCCAACGGCATCGCCATTTCTCCGGCCAACACGGCCGATCATCATGCGCTGCTTCTCATCAATCCGCATACCGACTTCTTTTTCCGCTCCGAGCTGCAGATGGTAAGCGACCAAGGCCTCGATGCCTATGGAGCCGCCACTTGGGGACAATTCTTCATTTATCAGGGTTTCAACGATCGGATTGGCTGGATGCATACCTCGAGCGGTGTGGACGCCATTGACGAATATCTTGAGACGGTGCAGAAGAAGGGAGGTCGATTCTTTTACAAATACGGGAATGAGGAGCGGCCCGTAATCGCACGCGTAATCACCGTGCCTTATAAGACCGAAACGGGAATGGCACAAAGGAAGTTTACGGTCTATCGCACGCATCATGGTCCGATCGTGCGTGAGGAAAATGGTAAATGGGTGAGCGTGCGACTGATGCAGAAACCAATCCCGCAGCTCATTCAGTCATTCACTCGCACGAAGGCGCGAGACTACAAGTCGTACTTGAAAACGATGGAGCTGAAGGCGAACTCGTCCAACAACACCATCTTCGCCGATGCCGACGGCGACATCGCCTACTTCCACGGCAACTTCATTCCGAAACGAGATACGAGATTCGATTGGACGAAGCCCGTCGATGGTAGCGATCCTGCAACGGAGTGGCAGGGAGAGCTACCGGTCGATCAAACTCCGCATCTGCTGAATCCCAAAAGCGGATGGCTCTACAACTCCAATAACGCTCCGTGGTCGGCGGCTGGGCCAAGCAGTCCGAAGAAAGAAGACTATCCTGCATATGTTGAAATGGGCGGCGAAACTGCACGCGGACTGCATGCTGTACGCGTCCTCGAGGGCAAGAAAGACTTCACAGTCGACTCGATCATCGCGGCTGCGTTCGATAGCTATCTGCCCTGGTTTGAGAAGACCATTCCGGCCCTCCTCAAGGCATGGGATGCGCTGCCGTCGGACGATCCTTTGAAGGCCAAGCTGGCGGACCAAATCGGAACTCTGCGCTCCTGGGATCTGCGCTGGGGTGTTGATTCGATTCCTACGTCCCTTGCAGTGTTCTGGGGTGAAGACGTCTGGCGCAGCGCAGGGCGGGCCGGGCGCAACAAAGGCATCGCAACCGGCGACTACGTCGCCACGAGCATTTCTCCGGAACAGTTGCTCAAATCTCTTTCCAATGCCATTGACAAGCTCACAGCCGATTTCGGTACCTGGAAAACTTCCTGGGGCGCCATAAATCGATTCCAGCGCGTCAACGACAGTATCGTTCCGCACTTCAGCGATTCCGACCCAAGCATTCCGGTCGGCTTCACCTACTCCCGCTGGGGATCGCTGGCTTCGTTCAGCGCCAAGGCATATCCGGGAACTAAGAAGTGGTACGGAACGGCTGGGAACAGCTTCGTTGCTGTGGTCGAGTTCGGAGATCGCATTCGGGCCAGGGCTGTGAAAGTTGGCGGCGAGAGTGGCGATCCTCGGTCTCGTCACTTCGACGATGAAGCCGAGCGCTACAGCACCGGGAATTTGCGGGACGTCTATTTCTACCGATCGCAGCTGCAGGGACACACCGAACGCGAATATCACCCCGGCAGCTAAAGGAATTCGGCGCGGTTTGCTACCCTAGAGGGTTTCGTTTGAGAGCCTAATGGCAGAGAGCCGCGTCGGTCCCAACCCGCAGAACGTCATCACCTCCAGTCTGGATCCAAGCTCACCTCGCTTTCAGAAGAACGCTCGCGCGATGGCCGACCTGGTCGGCACCATTGCGCGCGAACAGGAGAAGATTGGCGAAGGCGGTGGAACCAGGGCCATCGACTCACAACATGCAAAAGGAAGGCTCACCGCTCGTGAACGCATTGCGCGGCTCATCGATCCCAAAACGGAGCTGATGGAGCTAGGCAGCTATGCCGCTTATCAGATGTATGAAGAATGGGGCGGCGCTCCTGGAGCGGGGGTTGTAACTGGTCTCGGACGCGTGCATGGACGATTGTTCATGCTCGTCGTGAACGATGCCACCGTAAAAGCAGGGGCGTTCTTCCCAGTGACCGCGAAAAAGGTCATTCGCGCACAGAATATCGCCATCGAGAATCGCATTCCTACTATCTATCTGGTCGATTCAGCCGGAGTATTTCTCCCATTACAGGAAGATGTATTCCCAGACACCGACGATTTTGGCCGCGTCTTCCGCAACAATGCAGTCATGTCAGCGATGGGCATTCCGCAGATCACTGCCATTATGGGAATGTGCGTCGCCGGCGGCGCGTATCTGCCGGTTATGTGCGATCACATCCTCATGACTGAAGGCAGCGGGCTATTTCTCGCCGGTCCCGCGCTGGTCCAGGCTGCGATTGGGATGAAGTATTCAGCAGAAGAACTTGGCGGCGCGAAGATGCATTCGCAGATTTCCGGTACGGTGGATTATCGCGAGCCGAACGACGAAGCCTGCATCGCTCGTATTCGTTCGCTGGTCGAAAAGATGGGGGCGCGTCCGAGTGTACCGTTCAGCCGGGTTCAGAGCGAAGAGCCAGCTTTGCCTAAAGAACAACTGCTCGGGATCATCGATGCCGATCCCGCTCGGCCCTACGACATGAAGGAGATCATCGGACGGATCGTGGACGGCAGCCGCTTCGACGAATACAGGGCCGAGTACGGCAAAACGGTTCTGTGTGGATACGCGCGCATCGGCGGCTTCGCCGTGGGAATCGTCGCGAATCAGAAGACCAACGTGCAAGAGTTGGATAAACACTCGGGCGAGCGACGCGTCGAATTCGGCGGGGTCATCTATACCGAATCGGCAGAAAAAGCAGCCCGATTCATTATGGACTGCAATCAGAATCTCGTTCCTTTGATTTTTTTGCACGATGTAAACGGATTCATGGTGGGGCGTGACGCGGAATGGAGCGGCATCATTCGCGCGGGCGCCAAGTTGGTGAATGCCGTATCGAATTCTGTTGTGCCAAAGATTTCGGTGATCATTGGCGGCTCATTCGGTGCGGGACACTATGCCATGTGCGGCAAAGCCTACGATCCGCGATTTGTCTTCGCATGGCCCACAGCGCGATACGCGGTGATGAGTGGCGCGTCGGCCGCGGGAACTTTGGTTGAGATCAAAATCAAACAGCTCGAACGCGGCGGCAAAAAGCTGAGCGAGTCCGAAAAGAAAGAGCTGTACGAATCGGTGAAGAAGACTTACGACGAGCAAATGGATCCTCGTTACGGCGCCGCCCGACTATGGATCGATAGCATCATCGATCCATTGAAAACACGCGATGTTTTGATTACTGCACTGGAAGCGGCGTCCTTGAATCCCGATATCCCGAAGTTCAGTGTGGGAGTCTTGCAAACGTGATTACGAGACGGACCTCGCGTTTTGTCATTCCGAACCGCCTGCTCTTGGCGGTGAGGAATCGCTATCGTCTTCTATGCTGATCCCGAAGCGTTCATGTGGTTGTTTGTGGAAAAATTCAGAATCGTCACGGGGACGAGTGTGTTGACCCAACCGTCTGTAGCAGTTCGTAGGGATTCCTCACCGCCAGAATCATGCGGTTCGGAATGACAAAAGGAAACTCCGTGTACTCCGTGGCTCCGTGGTGAAAATGGAAGTCAAACTCATCGAATGTCCGCGTGATGCATGGCAAGGTCTTAAGCACCAGATTCCTGCAGACACGAAAGCGCAGTATCTGCGCGCACTGATTGGAGCAGGATTCAAACACATCGACGCTGTCTCGTTCGTCTCGCCCAAAGCTGTTCCGCAGATGGCGGATTCGGAGCAGGTGCTGAAAGAGCTCGATCCTCCCGATGATGTCGAGATCATCGGAATCGTAGTGAACGAAAAAGGTGCGGAGCGGGCAATTGCCACCGATGCTGTGCGCACGCTGGGGTTTCCGTATTCAGTATCGCCGACGTTCCTCAAGAATAATCAGAATCAAACGCTCGATGAATCCATCGACGTTCTCGAAGCGATTGAACAAAAAGCCCGGGATGCCGGATTGGGAATCGTCGTGTACATCTCTATGGCTTTCGGCAACCCCTACGGCGATCTGTGGAACGTGCAGGAAGTGATCGAGGCAGTGGATCTGTTGGCCGACATGCAAATCGAACAGATCTCATTAGCAGACACGGTGGGCCTCGCCTCTCCCCAGCAGATTGCTGACCTTATTGGCCCAATCATCAATCGATTCGGTCACCTCGAAATCGGAACACATCTGCACAGCCGTCCTGGCGACGCGAAGGAGAAAATCAAGGCCGCGTACAATGCCGGATGCCGTCGTTTCGATTCGGCGGTCGGGGGCCTCGGTGGATGTCCCTTTGCCCAGGACGAGCTCGTGGGAAACATCCCGACTGAAGCGGTGATCGAAGCCTTGAAAGAGTTGGGAGCCGAAGTTCCGATTCGGAAGCCACTCGATAATGTTTTGAAGATGTCACAATTGATCGCCATGGGTTCGGCCTCATCGCAACTTCAATGAACTTTCAGACCATCACTTTGCACGAGAGCGATCGGATTGCTCTGCTCACACTAAATCGGCCAGACAAACGCAATGCCGTCAGCTACGAATTGATCGCCGATCTCCAGCAGGCGCTCGATCATGTGCGCGGCTCGAGTTTGCAGGTGCTGATCATCACCGGTGCAGGCAAAGCCTTCTGTTCCGGAATGGACCTCGAGAACCTCAAAGCACTGGTGGGGCGGACGCACGAGCAGAACGTGGAAGATTCGCGCACCATGGCTCGGCTTTTTCGATCGATCTACGATTTTCCGAAACCGACGATTGCCGCGGTGAACGGCGCGGCGATTGCCGGCGGTACGGGAATCGCCACCATTTGCGACTTCACGCTCGCCACTGCGGAAGCAAAGTTCGGATACACCGAAGTTCGAATCGGATTCGTTCCCGCCATCGTTTCTAATTTTCTAGTGCGGCAAGTTGGTGAGAAACACGCACGCGATCTGCTGCTGACCGGAAGAATCTTCGGAGCAGAAGAAGCGCTGCGCCTCGGGCTCGTGAATGAGATCGTTGACCCTGCTCATCTGCTCGCTCGCGCGCATGAGCTCGCGCACACGCTGATGGAGAACAGCGCCGCATCGCTGCGCGCGACCAAGCAGCTCCTGTCGCAAAACGTGAATGAAGAGCTTGACCGCCGGATTGAAGCTTCGATCGAGGAAAACGCGCGCATCCGCCAGACGCACGACTTTCGCGAAGGCATCACCGCATTCCTGGAAAAACGCAAACCGCAGTGGAGCGGGCATTGACGCATCCGGCTTCGCCCAAAGTTCATGAAGTTCGCGTTCGCGTCCGCTACGCCGAGACCGACAAGATGGGCGTTGTTTACCACGCGAACTTCTTCATCTGGATGGAAGTCGGGCGCGTGGAGCTGATGCGCAGCCTCGGATTCGACTACAGGCAGATGGAACTCGAAGCCGATTGCCATCTGCCCGTTGTTGATGCGCGCTGCCGCTACAAATCTCCGGCGTATTACGACGAAGAGATCATCATCAGAACCGAGCTGCGCAATTTCCGCGGATCGCTAATTCATTTCGGCTATGCCATAGTGCGCCAGCATGACGAGACGGTTCTGGCCGAGGGCGAAACCACTCATCTGGTCGTAAACTCGAGAATGGAAAAGCGAACGCTTCCGGAACCGTATCGCGCAGCTTTCGAAGCGCTCATGCTGTAGTTGCCAGTGACCAATGGCCAGCAAGTTAACGCACATCTACAATGCGTCTAAGGGCATCTATCATGGGGTAATGTTCGGCCCGGCTCTTCTTTCTTTAGCGATCGCTGTCGCTGCACTGCTCGCGTGGCATGTGTACTACGCCCGCAAGTCACGAAAGCGCGCCTTTGAAGTGCTGGGATGGATCGAGGACCTGCTCTGCGGCCACGGCCACGTTGCAGGCGTGAGGTGGAATGGCGCTTCGAGCTTCCACATCCCCGTGAAGCTACGCGCCAACGCGTTTCACAACGCGAGCTTACGCGTAAATCTGATTCCGAAAGAGCTTCCCCTGAACTGGCTGGTCAACAAAATCAAGAAATCCCAGGAAACGCTGATGTTCGAGGCCGACCTCGACTGGGCTCCGCCATTCACGCTTGAACTGCAGAGCTACAGGCTCTTCGCTCGAACCCGCAAAGATTTGCCGCCTGATGCTCCCGGCTGGGACTTCGAGCAGACCAC
This is a stretch of genomic DNA from Terriglobales bacterium. It encodes these proteins:
- a CDS encoding penicillin acylase family protein — encoded protein: MTIIRDDWGIAHVYGKTDADAVFGAEYAQAEDDFNRVETNYINAMGRLAEAEGESKVYQDLRMKMFIDPETLQHDYATSPEWLKELMNAFADGLNFYLYKHPEVKPRVIQRFEPWMAMSFTEGSIGGDIERVNLKELQAFYGGVPPNSSTASMERDVEASGSNGIAISPANTADHHALLLINPHTDFFFRSELQMVSDQGLDAYGAATWGQFFIYQGFNDRIGWMHTSSGVDAIDEYLETVQKKGGRFFYKYGNEERPVIARVITVPYKTETGMAQRKFTVYRTHHGPIVREENGKWVSVRLMQKPIPQLIQSFTRTKARDYKSYLKTMELKANSSNNTIFADADGDIAYFHGNFIPKRDTRFDWTKPVDGSDPATEWQGELPVDQTPHLLNPKSGWLYNSNNAPWSAAGPSSPKKEDYPAYVEMGGETARGLHAVRVLEGKKDFTVDSIIAAAFDSYLPWFEKTIPALLKAWDALPSDDPLKAKLADQIGTLRSWDLRWGVDSIPTSLAVFWGEDVWRSAGRAGRNKGIATGDYVATSISPEQLLKSLSNAIDKLTADFGTWKTSWGAINRFQRVNDSIVPHFSDSDPSIPVGFTYSRWGSLASFSAKAYPGTKKWYGTAGNSFVAVVEFGDRIRARAVKVGGESGDPRSRHFDDEAERYSTGNLRDVYFYRSQLQGHTEREYHPGS
- a CDS encoding acyl-CoA carboxylase subunit beta, which gives rise to MAESRVGPNPQNVITSSLDPSSPRFQKNARAMADLVGTIAREQEKIGEGGGTRAIDSQHAKGRLTARERIARLIDPKTELMELGSYAAYQMYEEWGGAPGAGVVTGLGRVHGRLFMLVVNDATVKAGAFFPVTAKKVIRAQNIAIENRIPTIYLVDSAGVFLPLQEDVFPDTDDFGRVFRNNAVMSAMGIPQITAIMGMCVAGGAYLPVMCDHILMTEGSGLFLAGPALVQAAIGMKYSAEELGGAKMHSQISGTVDYREPNDEACIARIRSLVEKMGARPSVPFSRVQSEEPALPKEQLLGIIDADPARPYDMKEIIGRIVDGSRFDEYRAEYGKTVLCGYARIGGFAVGIVANQKTNVQELDKHSGERRVEFGGVIYTESAEKAARFIMDCNQNLVPLIFLHDVNGFMVGRDAEWSGIIRAGAKLVNAVSNSVVPKISVIIGGSFGAGHYAMCGKAYDPRFVFAWPTARYAVMSGASAAGTLVEIKIKQLERGGKKLSESEKKELYESVKKTYDEQMDPRYGAARLWIDSIIDPLKTRDVLITALEAASLNPDIPKFSVGVLQT
- a CDS encoding hydroxymethylglutaryl-CoA lyase translates to MEVKLIECPRDAWQGLKHQIPADTKAQYLRALIGAGFKHIDAVSFVSPKAVPQMADSEQVLKELDPPDDVEIIGIVVNEKGAERAIATDAVRTLGFPYSVSPTFLKNNQNQTLDESIDVLEAIEQKARDAGLGIVVYISMAFGNPYGDLWNVQEVIEAVDLLADMQIEQISLADTVGLASPQQIADLIGPIINRFGHLEIGTHLHSRPGDAKEKIKAAYNAGCRRFDSAVGGLGGCPFAQDELVGNIPTEAVIEALKELGAEVPIRKPLDNVLKMSQLIAMGSASSQLQ
- a CDS encoding enoyl-CoA hydratase-related protein, translated to MNFQTITLHESDRIALLTLNRPDKRNAVSYELIADLQQALDHVRGSSLQVLIITGAGKAFCSGMDLENLKALVGRTHEQNVEDSRTMARLFRSIYDFPKPTIAAVNGAAIAGGTGIATICDFTLATAEAKFGYTEVRIGFVPAIVSNFLVRQVGEKHARDLLLTGRIFGAEEALRLGLVNEIVDPAHLLARAHELAHTLMENSAASLRATKQLLSQNVNEELDRRIEASIEENARIRQTHDFREGITAFLEKRKPQWSGH
- a CDS encoding thioesterase family protein, with protein sequence MTHPASPKVHEVRVRVRYAETDKMGVVYHANFFIWMEVGRVELMRSLGFDYRQMELEADCHLPVVDARCRYKSPAYYDEEIIIRTELRNFRGSLIHFGYAIVRQHDETVLAEGETTHLVVNSRMEKRTLPEPYRAAFEALML